In Morococcus cerebrosus, a single genomic region encodes these proteins:
- a CDS encoding SprT family zinc-dependent metalloprotease produces MTRLLHTLADGTQITVELKRSAKKNLILRPVNTQTVSINVPPFFQDRALANWLTANETILRNTLAKTPAHPIPHPNLPEWIWYRGVKAKLGTHSQSHIRITSSEILLPRKETAAQIDHLCRLLNERAREYLLPRLEKHAAETGLTPAATDLSNAKTFWGVCRPHTGIRLNWRLIGAPEYVADYVCIHELCHLRHPDHSPRFWHLVNTLTPHTDNAKSWLKAHGQELFVLG; encoded by the coding sequence ATGACCCGCCTTCTCCATACTCTTGCCGACGGCACGCAAATCACCGTCGAACTCAAACGCAGTGCCAAGAAAAATCTGATTCTTCGCCCCGTCAATACGCAAACGGTCAGCATCAACGTCCCACCCTTCTTTCAAGACCGCGCGTTGGCAAACTGGCTGACGGCAAACGAAACGATATTGCGGAATACGCTTGCCAAAACGCCCGCACATCCCATTCCCCACCCAAACTTACCCGAGTGGATTTGGTATCGGGGAGTAAAGGCCAAGCTGGGTACCCACAGCCAAAGCCATATCCGCATCACGTCGTCTGAAATCCTGCTTCCCCGAAAAGAGACCGCCGCACAAATCGACCACCTGTGCCGCCTGTTGAACGAACGCGCCCGCGAATACCTGCTGCCCCGCCTTGAAAAACACGCAGCCGAAACAGGGCTGACTCCCGCTGCCACAGACCTGAGCAACGCTAAAACCTTTTGGGGCGTATGCCGCCCGCACACCGGCATCCGCCTCAATTGGCGGCTGATCGGCGCGCCCGAATACGTCGCCGACTATGTCTGCATCCACGAACTCTGCCACCTCCGCCACCCCGACCACAGTCCGCGCTTTTGGCATTTGGTGAACACGCTGACGCCGCATACCGACAATGCTAAAAGTTGGCTGAAGGCGCACGGGCAGGAATTGTTTGTTCTTGGGTGA
- a CDS encoding AI-2E family transporter, with protein MIFEHPRFRNASYILMGLALLAVLYFHFLPLLLAVILTYVFITKTNGLILWLRRRTLARNTFLHKSLNAHNINLISTTLTIGIVLTVILLMSLGIYHLIHGGHIPVMLTKLAAILEDTKNSSSLPQSVLNMLPNNTAEIKAYAVKLIEEYSAALTRISKNSFTSFVYILIGIIIGAMLSFHRLNMRKNRRKMPPFKAELVRRIVNFETSFERVFLAQVKISLIDTTLTGVYLYLILPLFGVELPFKLTVLVIAFIVGLIPVAGNLISNTIIIILSLGASLYVAVASLVFLVVIHKLEYFLNAKIIGSEIESSAWELLVAMVVFERIFGVGGIIVAPVYYAYLKNELKQQKLI; from the coding sequence ATGATTTTCGAACACCCCCGATTCCGCAATGCATCCTACATCCTGATGGGGCTTGCCCTGCTTGCGGTGCTGTATTTCCACTTTCTGCCGCTTTTGCTCGCCGTCATCCTGACCTACGTCTTCATCACTAAGACCAACGGCCTGATTCTTTGGCTGCGCCGCCGTACGCTCGCGCGCAATACGTTTCTGCACAAATCGCTCAACGCGCACAATATCAACCTGATTTCGACCACGCTGACCATAGGCATCGTATTGACGGTTATCCTCTTGATGTCGCTGGGGATTTACCACCTGATTCACGGCGGGCATATCCCCGTCATGCTGACCAAGCTGGCGGCGATTCTGGAAGACACGAAAAACAGCAGCAGCCTGCCGCAGTCGGTTTTGAACATGCTGCCCAACAATACCGCCGAAATCAAAGCCTATGCGGTCAAATTGATTGAAGAATACAGCGCCGCGCTGACGCGCATCAGCAAAAACAGCTTCACCTCGTTCGTGTACATTCTTATCGGCATCATCATCGGCGCGATGCTCAGTTTCCACCGCCTCAACATGCGCAAAAACCGCCGCAAAATGCCGCCCTTCAAGGCAGAACTGGTGCGGCGGATTGTCAATTTTGAAACCAGCTTCGAACGTGTGTTTCTGGCGCAGGTCAAAATCTCGTTGATCGATACCACGCTGACGGGCGTGTACCTCTATCTGATCCTGCCGCTTTTCGGCGTCGAGTTGCCGTTTAAGCTAACCGTGTTGGTCATCGCCTTCATCGTCGGGCTGATTCCCGTCGCGGGCAACCTGATTTCCAACACCATCATTATCATCTTGAGCCTCGGCGCGTCTTTATATGTGGCGGTCGCTTCGCTGGTGTTTCTGGTCGTCATCCACAAGCTCGAATATTTCCTGAACGCGAAAATCATCGGTTCGGAAATCGAATCAAGCGCATGGGAACTCTTGGTGGCGATGGTCGTGTTCGAACGGATTTTCGGCGTCGGCGGCATCATCGTCGCACCGGTTTATTATGCGTATCTGAAGAATGAGTTAAAGCAGCAAAAGCTGATTTAG
- a CDS encoding multidrug effflux MFS transporter — MSQSTPAPLGEKQMAVLMAMLVALMPFSVDAYLPAIPEMAQSLSADIHRIEQSLVLFMFGVAFGQIVGGAVSDIKGRRPVALVGLSIYFAAVAALTMVQSVDGLLNLRAVQAFGAGMTVVIVGAMVRDYYSGREAAQMFALIGIILMVVPLIAPMFGSLLQELGGWRFIFGFLAAYSFILFILVFAFLPRPKQTGKIGMDIFGLVAGRFARVLKTRAAMGYLFFQAFSFASMFAFLTESSFVYQKLYHVTPRQYAWVFALNILTMASFNRITAWRLKTGAHPQSILKWGIIVQFVANLTMVLLVWSMGLPPMWALVLCVMFSVGTQGLVGANTQACFMAYFKQESGSANAVLGVFQSIIGASVGLLATRLHNGSALVMAGMMLASTACGIVLLWLCSHQAWKENDKSEYV, encoded by the coding sequence ATGTCCCAATCCACCCCCGCCCCGCTGGGCGAAAAGCAAATGGCGGTTTTGATGGCGATGTTGGTTGCCCTGATGCCGTTTTCGGTCGATGCCTACCTGCCAGCCATTCCGGAAATGGCGCAGTCGCTGAGCGCGGATATACACCGCATTGAGCAGAGCTTGGTTTTGTTTATGTTCGGTGTGGCGTTCGGGCAAATTGTCGGCGGCGCGGTTTCGGACATCAAGGGGCGCAGACCGGTGGCTTTGGTCGGTTTGAGCATTTATTTTGCGGCCGTTGCCGCGCTGACGATGGTGCAGTCGGTGGACGGGCTTTTGAACCTGCGTGCCGTACAGGCGTTCGGAGCGGGGATGACGGTGGTCATCGTCGGGGCGATGGTGCGCGATTATTATTCGGGCAGGGAGGCGGCGCAAATGTTTGCCTTAATCGGCATTATCCTGATGGTCGTGCCGCTGATTGCACCTATGTTCGGCTCTCTGTTGCAGGAATTGGGCGGCTGGCGTTTTATTTTCGGTTTTTTGGCGGCGTATTCGTTTATTTTGTTCATCTTGGTGTTTGCTTTCCTGCCGCGTCCAAAGCAGACGGGCAAAATCGGGATGGACATTTTCGGACTAGTGGCGGGCAGGTTCGCCAGAGTGCTGAAGACGCGGGCGGCGATGGGCTATCTGTTTTTTCAGGCATTCAGCTTTGCGTCGATGTTTGCATTTTTGACGGAATCGTCTTTTGTTTACCAAAAGCTGTACCATGTTACGCCGCGCCAATACGCTTGGGTGTTTGCGCTGAACATCCTCACGATGGCTTCGTTTAACCGCATCACGGCATGGCGGCTGAAAACGGGGGCGCACCCGCAAAGTATTTTGAAATGGGGCATTATCGTGCAGTTTGTGGCGAACCTGACGATGGTACTGCTGGTCTGGTCGATGGGACTGCCGCCGATGTGGGCTTTGGTGCTTTGTGTAATGTTTTCGGTAGGCACGCAGGGCTTGGTCGGCGCGAACACACAAGCTTGTTTTATGGCTTATTTCAAGCAGGAAAGCGGCAGCGCAAACGCGGTATTGGGCGTGTTCCAATCCATCATCGGCGCAAGCGTGGGGCTGTTGGCGACGCGGCTGCACAATGGTTCTGCGTTGGTGATGGCGGGCATGATGCTGGCCTCGACGGCGTGCGGGATTGTGTTGCTTTGGCTCTGCTCGCATCAGGCTTGGAAGGAAAACGATAAAAGCGAATATGTGTGA
- the gmhB gene encoding D-glycero-beta-D-manno-heptose 1,7-bisphosphate 7-phosphatase codes for MKLIILDRDGVINQDRDDFVKSADEWIPIEGSMDAIAFLTQAGYTVAVATNQSGIGRKYFTVQDLTEMHAKMHRLVRQAGGEIDGIWFCPHTAADNCDCRKPKPGMIYDILERFKANPAKTWLVGDSLRDLQAMHEAGGKTALVMTGKGKKTLSQQEKELPENTQIFDSLLAFSQYIMQETAQDRADGQENP; via the coding sequence GTGAAACTCATCATCCTTGACCGCGACGGCGTCATCAACCAAGACCGCGACGACTTCGTCAAATCCGCCGACGAATGGATACCCATAGAAGGCAGCATGGACGCCATCGCCTTCCTCACCCAGGCAGGTTACACCGTCGCCGTCGCCACCAACCAATCCGGCATCGGCCGCAAATACTTCACCGTCCAAGACCTGACCGAAATGCACGCCAAAATGCACCGCCTCGTCCGTCAGGCGGGCGGCGAAATCGACGGCATCTGGTTTTGCCCGCACACCGCCGCCGACAACTGCGACTGCCGCAAACCCAAACCCGGCATGATTTACGACATCCTCGAACGCTTCAAAGCCAACCCTGCCAAAACCTGGCTGGTCGGCGACAGCCTGCGCGACCTGCAAGCCATGCACGAAGCCGGCGGCAAAACCGCGCTCGTCATGACCGGCAAAGGCAAGAAAACCCTGTCGCAACAGGAAAAAGAATTACCCGAAAACACCCAAATCTTCGACAGCCTGCTCGCCTTCTCCCAATACATCATGCAGGAAACCGCACAAGACCGTGCAGACGGACAGGAAAACCCGTAA
- a CDS encoding lysophospholipid acyltransferase family protein produces the protein MLLIRNLTYWFILSTSLILLFPFMLLALPVQGGAHKMAQIWVRILNWSLKHIIGLKYRLIGAKNIPDRPSIICAKHQSGWETLALQEIFPPQVYVAKRELFKIPFFGWGLKLVKTIGIDRSNSREASKQLMEQGMARKNEGYWITIFPEGTRLPPGEKGRYKLGGARMAKMFEMDIVPVSLNSGEFWPKNAFLKHPGTITVVINPVIPHGSGTEAELMAECEKRIETQQPLIEGKGPFAAKNKKTTASLS, from the coding sequence ATGCTCCTCATCCGCAATCTGACCTACTGGTTCATCCTCAGCACCAGCCTGATTTTACTTTTCCCCTTCATGCTCCTCGCCCTGCCCGTCCAAGGAGGCGCGCACAAAATGGCGCAAATTTGGGTACGCATCCTCAACTGGTCGCTCAAACACATCATCGGACTCAAATACCGCCTCATCGGTGCCAAAAACATCCCCGATCGCCCCTCCATCATCTGCGCCAAACACCAAAGCGGCTGGGAAACCCTCGCCCTGCAAGAAATTTTCCCGCCGCAGGTTTACGTCGCCAAACGCGAGCTGTTCAAAATCCCCTTTTTCGGCTGGGGCCTGAAACTCGTTAAAACCATAGGCATAGACCGCAGCAACAGCCGCGAAGCCAGCAAACAACTGATGGAACAAGGCATGGCGCGCAAAAACGAAGGCTACTGGATCACCATTTTCCCCGAAGGCACACGCCTGCCGCCCGGCGAAAAAGGCCGCTACAAACTCGGCGGCGCGCGCATGGCGAAAATGTTTGAAATGGACATCGTCCCCGTCTCCCTCAACAGTGGCGAATTTTGGCCGAAAAACGCCTTCCTCAAACACCCCGGCACCATCACCGTCGTCATCAACCCCGTCATCCCCCACGGCAGCGGTACGGAAGCCGAATTGATGGCGGAATGCGAAAAACGGATTGAAACGCAACAACCTCTTATCGAAGGAAAAGGACCGTTCGCCGCAAAAAATAAGAAAACAACAGCATCGCTATCATGA
- a CDS encoding inorganic phosphate transporter, whose translation MAQTQSSANLKLINAAFAAMLVGMVGYFIYWGLGYTHYNNPILFIIATMFGVFMAFNVGGNDIANSFGTSVGSGTLTIPQALLIAAVFEVSGAVIAGGEVTDTIRKGIVDLNGLDLQPMQFVFIMMSALLAAALWLLFASRKGLPVSTTHAIIGGIVGSALCMAFMHKIDAGTLIQWGKLGEIALSWVLSPMLGGLVSYLVFSRIKKNVLDYNDWAEGTLKTIKQEKKSYKEQHRLFFEALSETEKVEYATKVAHDAQIYDEPDFEPSELQSDYYRGLYELDNRKNNVDSYKALHSWVPFIGSIGGMMIAAMLIFKGLNNLHLGMSNVNSFLIIFMVGAAIWMATFVFAKSLKRKDLGKSTFQMFSWMQVFTACGFAFSHGANDIANAIGPFAAIMDALRTNSITAQNAVPPIAMLTFGIALIVGLWFVGKEVIKTVGTSLAEMHPASGFAAELSAAAVVMGASFMGLPVSSTHILVGAVLGIGLVNRNANWKLMKPIGLAWVITLPAAAVLSVISYLVLQVVF comes from the coding sequence ATGGCTCAAACTCAATCGAGTGCGAACTTGAAGCTTATTAACGCCGCTTTTGCCGCTATGCTGGTGGGCATGGTCGGCTATTTTATTTATTGGGGTCTGGGATATACCCATTACAACAATCCTATACTTTTCATCATTGCCACGATGTTCGGCGTATTTATGGCATTTAATGTCGGTGGCAACGATATTGCCAACTCGTTCGGAACCAGTGTCGGCTCCGGCACGCTGACCATCCCGCAGGCACTCTTGATTGCCGCTGTATTTGAAGTCAGCGGAGCCGTTATAGCGGGTGGCGAAGTTACAGATACCATCCGTAAAGGTATTGTCGATTTGAACGGGTTGGATTTGCAACCCATGCAATTCGTCTTCATTATGATGTCAGCCCTTTTGGCAGCGGCATTATGGCTTTTGTTTGCTTCGCGTAAGGGGCTGCCGGTGTCGACTACCCACGCCATTATCGGCGGTATTGTCGGCAGTGCGTTGTGTATGGCGTTTATGCACAAAATTGATGCGGGTACGCTTATCCAATGGGGTAAGCTTGGAGAGATTGCCCTTTCATGGGTATTATCCCCGATGTTGGGTGGGTTGGTTTCCTACCTCGTTTTCTCCCGTATTAAGAAAAACGTATTAGACTACAACGACTGGGCAGAAGGAACGCTTAAAACCATCAAGCAGGAAAAGAAGTCATACAAAGAGCAGCACCGTCTTTTCTTTGAAGCCCTTAGTGAAACTGAAAAAGTCGAATATGCAACCAAAGTAGCGCACGATGCGCAGATTTACGACGAACCCGATTTCGAACCTTCCGAATTACAGTCTGACTATTATCGCGGGCTGTATGAATTGGATAACCGGAAAAACAATGTCGATTCCTATAAAGCCCTTCATTCCTGGGTTCCCTTTATCGGCTCGATAGGCGGTATGATGATTGCTGCAATGCTGATTTTCAAAGGATTGAACAACTTGCATTTGGGCATGAGCAATGTCAACAGTTTCCTGATTATCTTCATGGTCGGCGCGGCGATTTGGATGGCGACATTCGTATTCGCCAAAAGTCTCAAACGCAAAGACCTTGGCAAATCAACCTTTCAAATGTTTTCTTGGATGCAGGTTTTTACCGCATGCGGCTTTGCATTCAGCCACGGAGCAAATGATATTGCCAATGCCATTGGACCGTTTGCCGCCATTATGGATGCATTGCGTACCAACAGCATTACCGCGCAAAATGCCGTCCCGCCTATCGCTATGTTGACCTTTGGTATCGCATTGATTGTCGGGTTATGGTTTGTCGGTAAAGAGGTTATCAAGACCGTCGGAACCAGTCTGGCGGAAATGCATCCCGCTTCGGGTTTTGCGGCCGAACTTTCCGCTGCCGCCGTTGTGATGGGTGCATCATTCATGGGGTTGCCTGTATCGAGTACCCATATCCTGGTCGGAGCGGTTTTGGGGATCGGCTTGGTTAACCGCAATGCCAACTGGAAACTGATGAAACCCATCGGTTTGGCATGGGTAATTACCTTGCCCGCAGCCGCAGTTTTGTCTGTGATCTCTTATTTGGTGTTGCAGGTGGTTTTCTAA
- a CDS encoding anhydro-N-acetylmuramic acid kinase, which translates to MNIRNYIGIMSGTSMDGTDAVLIRMEGSRWLEAVSHVFIPYSDDLRHELLDLQNIGNNELHLSMLLSQKLSCLYADTVSLLLKQTNLQAHDIDAVGCHGQTVRHAPEAGYSIQLADLPLLAHLTGIFTIGDFRSRDLAAGGQGAPLVPAFHQALFQSDSETRVVLNIGGISNISILPNSSPAFGFDTGPGNMLSDAWMQAIWQRPYDKDGLIAATGTVLPELLTRLLDHPYFSSPYPKSTGRELFSLDWLKGRLKGGEKPEDILRTLLRFTAQTIYDATISAAPDVCNLYVCGGGIRNPVLMEDLHQLFSSTTKLHSTAALNLDPQWVEAAAFGWLAACWMNKIPSSPHHATGAEKSCILGAGHYP; encoded by the coding sequence ATGAATATCCGAAACTATATCGGCATTATGTCCGGCACCAGCATGGACGGTACGGACGCAGTTTTAATCCGCATGGAAGGCAGTCGATGGCTGGAAGCCGTTTCCCACGTATTCATCCCCTATTCAGACGACCTTAGGCATGAATTGCTGGATTTGCAAAATATCGGCAACAACGAACTGCATCTCAGTATGCTGCTATCTCAAAAACTAAGCTGCCTTTACGCAGATACGGTTTCTTTACTGCTCAAACAAACCAACCTGCAAGCCCACGATATTGACGCCGTTGGCTGCCACGGGCAGACTGTCCGCCATGCCCCCGAAGCAGGATACAGCATACAACTCGCCGATCTACCGCTTTTGGCACATCTGACCGGTATCTTTACCATCGGCGATTTCCGCAGCAGGGATTTAGCGGCAGGCGGACAAGGCGCCCCTCTTGTCCCCGCATTCCATCAAGCCTTGTTCCAAAGCGACTCCGAGACACGCGTTGTTTTGAATATCGGCGGTATTTCCAACATCAGCATCCTGCCAAATTCCTCTCCGGCATTCGGCTTTGATACCGGCCCGGGCAATATGCTGTCTGACGCATGGATGCAAGCCATTTGGCAACGTCCTTATGACAAAGACGGCTTGATTGCGGCAACAGGAACCGTTTTACCCGAACTGCTAACCCGCCTGCTCGACCACCCATATTTTTCCTCCCCATACCCAAAAAGTACTGGGCGTGAATTATTTTCATTGGATTGGTTGAAAGGTCGTCTGAAAGGTGGTGAAAAACCGGAAGACATTTTGCGAACGTTACTCAGGTTTACTGCCCAAACGATTTATGATGCAACCATCTCTGCCGCTCCTGATGTTTGCAATCTTTATGTTTGTGGCGGTGGTATCCGCAATCCTGTTTTAATGGAAGATTTGCACCAACTTTTTTCCTCTACCACGAAATTACATAGTACAGCAGCACTCAATCTTGATCCGCAATGGGTCGAAGCCGCTGCCTTCGGCTGGCTTGCGGCCTGTTGGATGAATAAAATTCCAAGCAGTCCGCACCATGCGACAGGGGCAGAAAAATCCTGTATTTTGGGTGCAGGACATTATCCCTAA
- a CDS encoding IS5 family transposase, with protein sequence MSTFFQQTAQAMIAKHIDRFPLLKLDQVIDWQPIEQYLNRQRTRYLRDHRGRPAYPLLSMFKAVLLGQWHSLSDPELEHSLITRIDFNLFCRFDELSIPDYSTLCRYRNWLAQDDTLSELLELINCQLAEKNLKVEKASAAVIDATIIQTAGSKQRQAIEVDEEGQVSGQTTPSKDKDARWTKKNGLYKLGYKQHTRTDEEGYIEKLHITPANTHECNHLSPLLEGIAEGTTVYADKGYDSKENRQHLKEHQLLDGIMRKACRNRPLTEAQTKRNRYLSKTRYVVEQSFGTLHRKFRYARAAYFGLLKVSAQSHLKAMCLNLLKAANRLSVPVAA encoded by the coding sequence ATGAGCACCTTCTTCCAGCAAACCGCACAAGCCATGATTGCCAAACACATCGACCGCTTCCCATTATTGAAGTTGGATCAGGTGATTGATTGGCAACCGATCGAACAATACCTGAACCGTCAAAGAACCCGTTACCTTAGAGACCACCGCGGCCGTCCCGCCTATCCCCTGTTGTCCATGTTCAAAGCCGTCCTGCTCGGACAATGGCACAGCCTCTCCGATCCCGAACTCGAACACAGCCTCATCACCCGCATCGATTTCAACCTGTTTTGCCGTTTTGACGAACTGAGCATCCCCGATTACAGCACCTTATGCCGCTACCGTAACTGGCTGGCGCAAGACGACACCCTGTCCGAATTGCTGGAACTGATTAACTGCCAACTGGCCGAAAAAAACCTAAAAGTAGAGAAAGCATCCGCCGCCGTCATTGACGCCACCATTATTCAGACTGCCGGCAGCAAACAGCGTCAGGCCATAGAAGTCGACGAGGAAGGACAAGTCAGCGGCCAAACCACACCGAGTAAGGACAAAGATGCCCGTTGGACAAAGAAAAACGGCCTCTACAAACTCGGTTACAAACAACATACCCGTACCGATGAGGAAGGCTATATCGAGAAACTGCACATCACTCCTGCCAATACCCATGAGTGCAACCATCTGTCCCCTTTGTTGGAAGGCATTGCCGAAGGTACGACCGTCTATGCCGACAAAGGCTACGACAGCAAGGAAAACCGGCAACATCTGAAAGAGCATCAGTTGTTAGACGGCATTATGCGCAAAGCCTGCCGCAACCGTCCGCTGACGGAAGCGCAAACCAAACGCAACCGATATTTGTCGAAGACCCGTTATGTGGTCGAACAAAGCTTCGGTACGCTGCACCGTAAATTCCGCTACGCCCGGGCAGCCTATTTTGGTCTGCTCAAAGTGAGTGCGCAAAGCCATCTGAAGGCGATGTGTTTGAACCTGTTGAAAGCGGCCAACAGGCTAAGTGTGCCTGTTGCAGCCTAA
- the ccoP gene encoding cytochrome-c oxidase, cbb3-type subunit III gives MNTATQFTSNFWNIYIAVIVVLSFIGLAWLLLSQNVVKRPKKGEEVKTTGHQWDGIEEYNNPLPRWWFWLYVCTWLFGIGYLVMYPGLGDYKGQWKWSSHGQYDQEMAKADQKYGKVYAKFANMPIEQVAKNPEARAIGQNLFNTYCIQCHGSDAKGSKGFPNLTDNDWLWGGEPEKIHETIEKGRTATMAAWGPALGEERVKDVANYVMSLSKSKDQYDEERAARGKVLFSGPPANCFTCHGDKGQGIQGLGPNLTDNVWLWGGTQKSIIETITNGRHSQMPAWGRFLDKDKLHIMTAYVWGLSNKDGKAPVKKAEPAPAPAPASAAASSADASSASAPAQAEKAASAADAKAAAPAEAKPVEKADASSAKVDGKAVFEANCKMCHGGTIPGAPGIGKKDEWAPRIKQGKDTLHKHALEGFNSMPAKGGNTSLSDDEVKAAVDYMANQSGAKF, from the coding sequence ATGAACACAGCAACCCAATTTACCAGCAATTTCTGGAATATATACATTGCAGTCATCGTCGTGCTCAGCTTTATCGGCTTGGCATGGCTGCTGCTTTCCCAAAACGTTGTGAAGCGTCCTAAAAAGGGCGAAGAGGTCAAAACGACAGGCCATCAATGGGACGGTATCGAAGAATACAACAACCCGTTGCCACGCTGGTGGTTTTGGCTGTATGTCTGCACTTGGTTGTTCGGTATCGGCTACCTGGTCATGTATCCGGGTTTGGGCGATTATAAAGGACAGTGGAAATGGAGCAGCCACGGACAATATGATCAGGAAATGGCTAAAGCAGATCAGAAGTACGGCAAAGTTTATGCCAAGTTTGCCAATATGCCGATTGAGCAAGTGGCAAAAAATCCTGAAGCACGCGCCATCGGTCAAAACCTCTTCAATACCTACTGTATCCAATGTCACGGTTCTGATGCCAAAGGTTCCAAAGGCTTCCCGAATTTGACCGACAACGATTGGTTGTGGGGCGGCGAACCTGAGAAAATCCACGAGACCATTGAAAAAGGCCGTACGGCGACGATGGCGGCATGGGGTCCTGCATTGGGTGAAGAGCGGGTAAAAGATGTGGCAAACTATGTCATGTCCTTATCCAAATCCAAAGACCAATACGATGAAGAACGTGCCGCACGCGGTAAAGTATTGTTCAGTGGTCCACCGGCAAACTGCTTTACCTGTCACGGCGACAAAGGTCAAGGTATCCAAGGACTGGGTCCGAACCTGACCGATAACGTATGGTTGTGGGGCGGTACTCAAAAATCGATTATCGAAACCATCACCAACGGCCGACACAGTCAAATGCCGGCTTGGGGTCGTTTCTTGGATAAAGACAAACTCCACATTATGACTGCGTATGTATGGGGTCTGTCCAACAAAGACGGCAAAGCGCCCGTGAAAAAAGCCGAACCTGCTCCCGCACCGGCACCTGCTTCTGCTGCTGCATCATCCGCTGACGCTTCATCTGCGTCCGCACCTGCACAAGCTGAAAAAGCAGCTTCAGCAGCTGATGCAAAAGCGGCCGCTCCTGCCGAAGCCAAGCCGGTGGAAAAAGCAGATGCTTCTTCTGCCAAAGTGGACGGTAAAGCCGTTTTTGAAGCTAACTGTAAAATGTGTCACGGCGGTACCATCCCTGGTGCTCCAGGCATAGGCAAGAAAGACGAGTGGGCCCCGCGCATCAAGCAAGGTAAAGATACCCTGCACAAACACGCGCTCGAAGGCTTTAACTCCATGCCTGCCAAAGGCGGTAACACAAGCCTGAGTGATGACGAAGTCAAAGCAGCGGTTGACTATATGGCCAACCAATCCGGCGCTAAATTCTAA
- a CDS encoding cbb3-type cytochrome oxidase subunit 3 → MDVNWARSLFTVWVFISFILVLYIVFNRRNKKNYDDAANSIFENDEDKESSEKDGR, encoded by the coding sequence ATGGACGTAAACTGGGCCCGCTCGCTCTTTACTGTTTGGGTTTTTATCAGCTTTATCTTAGTGCTTTATATCGTTTTCAACCGACGCAATAAAAAGAACTACGATGATGCCGCCAACAGTATTTTCGAAAATGATGAGGATAAAGAGTCGTCTGAAAAAGACGGGCGATAA
- the ccoO gene encoding cytochrome-c oxidase, cbb3-type subunit II, giving the protein MKLQQLAEEKVGVLIVFTLLVVSVGLLIEAVPLFFTKAVTQPIEGVKPYNALQVAGRDIYIREGCYNCHSQMIRPFRAETERYGHYSVAGESVYDHPFQWGSKRTGPDLARVGGRYSDEWHRIHLLNPRDVVPESNMPAFPWLARNKVDAEATVAHMKALRKVGTPYSDEEIAKAPEALENKSELDAVIAYLQGLGLALKNVR; this is encoded by the coding sequence ATGAAATTACAACAATTAGCTGAAGAAAAAGTCGGCGTCCTGATTGTATTTACCCTGCTTGTAGTCAGCGTAGGCCTGTTGATTGAAGCCGTGCCGCTGTTCTTTACTAAGGCAGTCACCCAGCCTATTGAAGGTGTGAAACCTTATAACGCTTTGCAAGTGGCTGGTCGCGACATCTATATCCGCGAGGGTTGTTACAACTGTCACTCTCAAATGATCCGTCCGTTCCGTGCGGAAACCGAACGTTACGGCCACTACTCCGTTGCCGGCGAGTCTGTTTATGACCATCCGTTCCAATGGGGTTCCAAACGTACCGGTCCGGACTTGGCACGTGTCGGCGGCCGCTATTCCGACGAATGGCACCGCATCCACCTGCTGAATCCGCGCGACGTTGTGCCGGAGTCCAATATGCCCGCTTTCCCATGGCTTGCCCGCAACAAAGTCGATGCCGAAGCAACCGTGGCGCATATGAAAGCCCTGCGTAAAGTCGGTACGCCTTACAGCGATGAAGAGATTGCCAAAGCACCTGAAGCCTTGGAAAACAAATCGGAGCTGGATGCGGTGATTGCATACCTGCAAGGCTTAGGCTTGGCATTGAAAAACGTAAGGTAA